GTGGACAGCCCGCGCACCTGAGCGGCGTTGTTGGCCGCGGCGATCGCCGTCGGGCTCAGATCCAGCCCCACAACGGTGAGGCCATCGGAGGCCAGGGCCAGCGACAACTCGGCATGTCCGCAGCCGGCGTCGAGGACATCGCTCTCGAACTTCCCGGCCCGGTGCAGCGCGGCAAGCTCGGGCTGTGGCTCACCGATGTTCCACGGCGGCGGACCCTCGAAACCTGCTTCCCCCTTGTACGCGCCATCCCAGTCCAAGACCTGTCCAGATGTCATGACTCCAACGTACGCGTCTCAATCCCAGGTATGGACCGGCTCGTTACTGTGCATCCGCTGGACATACTCTCGCAACATCTCGGCCAGCGCTTCAGGTCTGGTCAAGCCCTTGGACTGCAGTTTCTGCACGGTTGCGACCTGCCAGGTCGATCCGGTCTGTGCGGTCTTCGCGCGACCTTCGATGACCCCGAGATAGCGGTCGCACACTTCGCCGGCCACCCCCCAGCGGCGCAGCCCGTCGTGCGCCATCGGCAGCAGCCGGCGCAGCACCAACTCGTCGGGCGTGACCTCACCCAGCCCGGGCCAGTACAGCCGGGCGTCCAGACCGTGCTGGGCCCCCTCGACGAAGTTGTGGTGGGCCGCCGCGAAGCTCATCTTCGTCCACAGCGGCCGGTCTTCTTCGGACAGCGTCCGCAGCAGGCCGTAGTAGAACGCGGCGTTGGCAAGCATGTCCACCACGGTCGGGCCGGCGGGCAGGACGCGGTTCTCGACACGCAGATGCGGGACACCGTCGACGACGTCATAGACCGGACGGTTCCACCGGTAGATGGTCCCGTTGTGCAGCCGCAGCTCGGCCAGGTGGGGCGCCCGGCCCGCCGCGAGCTCGGCGACCGGATCCTCGTCGGAGAGCTCCGGCAGCAGTGACGGGAAGTACCGGACGTTCTCCTCGAACAGGTCGAAGATCGAGGTGATCCAGCGCTCGCCGAACCAGACCCGCGGCCGAACCCCCTGTGCCTTGAGTTCATCGGGACGGGTGTCGGTGGACTGGGTGAACAGTTCGATGCGGGTCTCGGCCCACAGCTGATGACCGAAGAAGTACGGCGAGTTGGCGCCGACCGCGAGCTGCGGCCCGGCCAGTATCTGGGCGGCGTTCCAGTTGCGGGCGAAGTCGGCCGGGGAGACCTGCAGATGCAACTGCATGCTGGTGCACGCCGACTCCGGGGCGATGGACGCCGATTGCAGGCTCAGCCGCTCCGGGCCGGAGATGTCGATGGGCATGTCCTCGCCGCGGGCGGTGAAGATCGAGTCGTTGAGCGCCTGGTACCGCGTCGACTCGCTCATCCATCCGTCCGAGAGGTGCTCGGGCATCAGGGTGGGCAGGATGCCCACCATCACGATGTGCGCGCCGTCCTCGTTGGCCTTGATCTCGGCGGCGTTGAGGCTGCGGCGTACCTCATCTTCGAGATCCAGAGCGGACCGGCCGGGCAGCGGACGCGGCGGAACGTTGAATTCGATGTTGTAGGCGCCCAATTCGGTCTGATACGCCGGATCGGCGATGGAGGCCAGCACCTCCTGATTGGTCATCGCGGGTTGGTACTCGTTGTCGACGAGGTTGCACTCGATCTCCATCCCGGTGAGCGGACGGGAGAACTCGAAGCTCGATTGGGCCAGCATGGTTTCGAACACGTCCAGGCACAGCTGCACCTTGCGCCGGTACTCCTGCCGGTGCGCGCGGCTGAACTCGGTGTTCTTGACCTCTTCACCCACACCGCGATGCAACAACGCGGAGGCCTCCCGCGCAAGCAGAATGGCAAAATGACCTCAGAGGTGGAGGACGATCAGGGCGGACTGGAGCAGGTCTCGCACGCGGATCGCGTCTCCGCGCTCACCGGGGTCCGCGCGGTGGCCGCCCTGACCGTGATGGGAACGCACGCGGCGTATGGCACGGGCCTGCTCTCGCAGGGGTATCTGGGCCTGATGAGTGCGCGCCTGGAGGTCGGGGTGGCGATCTTCTTCGTCCTGTCCGGGCTGCTGCTGTTCCGGCCCTGGGTGCAGGCCGCCGCCTCGGGGGCCGACGCGCCGAGCACCCGACGCTACGCGCGAAATCGGTTTCGCCGCATCATGCCCGCCTATGTCGTCACGGTCCTGATCGTCTACGGCATCTACGAACTTCGCCCCGTGCAACCGAATCCCGGGCACACCTGGACGGGCCTGATACGGAATCTCACGCTGACCCAGATCTACAGCGACAACTACTTCACCGAGTATCTGCACCAGGGTCTCACCCAGATGTGGAGTCTGGCGGTGGAGGTCGCGTTCTACGCCGTGCTGCCGCTGTTGGCCTATCTGCTGTTGGTGGTGTTGGGCCGCAGGCGTTTTCGCCCGGTGCTGCTGCTTGCCGGGTTGACTGTCCTGGCCGCGGTCAGCCCGGTGTGGCTGGTGTTGCTGCACAACACCGACTGGCTGCCGGTGGGTGGTGGTGCCTGGTTGCCGCACTACCTGGCCTGGTTCGTGGGCGGGATGATGCTGGCCGTCCTGTCGACGATGGGCGTGCGCTGCTATGCGATGGCGACGCTGCCGCTGGCGCTGGCCTGCTACCTGGTGGTCTCGACCCCAATTGCGGGGGTCGTAACGGCGCCTGCCCTCGGCTTGACCGAGGACCTGGCCAAGACGATGTTCTACGCGCTCATCGCGGCGCTCGTGGTGGCCCCGCTGGCACTGGGCGGCAACGGTCTCTACGCGCGCATGATGGGCAGCAGACCGATGGTGGCCCTCGGGGAGATCTCCTATGAGATCTTCCTGCTGCACGTGGTCGCGATGGACCTGGTGATGGAGTTCGTGCTGGGCTGGAACGTCTACACCGGTTCGGCCACCGTGCTGTTCCTCGTCACCTTGGTGGTCACGGCGCCGTTCGCCTGGCTGCTACATCGGTTCACCCGGCCGCGCTGATTCGTCAGCGCGCACGTGCGGGGCCGGTGCCTGTGCCGGGCCGGCCCCGGCCCGCCCGGGCGGAGTCAGGGCCCCACCGGTCTGGGCCGGGGCCGCGGTGGCCGACCGGCCGTAATCCTGTTGCGGGGAAAGTAGATCGGCGTAATCGCCGTATTGGGGCGCCTGTTGCGTCGCGCGCGCAGCACCCGCACCGGTGGCCGGCGCCTGAGCCTGTGACTGGCCGTAGGCCTGGGCATAGGCCTGTCCGTACGCGCTGCGCTGCGGTGAATCCGGTTGTGCCGCCGCGGTCTGCTGGTAGTACTGCTGCACGGCCTGGTTGTAGTAGTCGAGGTAGGCCTCGTAGCCGCCGGCGGCACCCGCCGCCGCCGGCGTCTCCGGGGCCAGCCACAGCGCCACGCCCGCCGCCACCGCCTGTAGCCCGGTGAGCACCGCGATCGTGGTCAACACCCATCCCGACGAGGTGGTCAGCACGCTCGACAACGCGTCGAGGAAACCCGCGGCAGCGAGGAGGGCGGGAAGCCACGGGCGGGCAGTCTGCTTGGGGAACAAGCCGATTGCCGCGACCAGGGCGGCCAGCACGGCGAAGCGGACGTGCCAGTCGTTGCCCCCGCCGGCGGCCGTCGGCCCGAAACTGACGCAGTAGCCGGCCAGACCGAGAACCACGACCGCGATCGACAGGTTGCGGTGCAGCGAATTGTCCACGATCACTCCTTCACATCAGTCGATGCTGTTGGCCGAGGCCCGCAGATATCTCATCTCGTCGTCGGTGGCCACCATCGTGACCACCGCCGAGCCGGCCTGGGTGCTGACCTTCACGGTGTCATGTTCGAGCGAGATCAGGTCGAGGACAACGTCGGCCTGATCCGATGGTCGCGTGTTCGGCGGGGCCAGCACCATGGCGGTGACCCCGATCCGGACCGACTGCTCCGGAACACCGTCGAACATCTCGACGGTGTAGTTGCGCTCCGCACCGGCCTGGATGGCGCGGCGGTTGAAGTCCGCAACCCACAGCAGGTCGTTACGCCCGACGACCTCGACCATGTCGCGCCAGAACGCCGGACGCCGGCTGTGCACCAGCACCCGTGCGCCCAATGCCAGCGAGCGCAGCACCACCTGCTGAGCCAGGTGCAGGGTGCCGACGATCTCGACGCGGCGGATCTGCGGGCCGAACAGCGGCAGTGCCACCGCGCGCCCCTCCTGATCCGCACCGATCACCTGACCGCAGCCCGAGGCGGGCAGGGCCAACTCGCTCAGCGCGTCGCCGCGAAGGCCCGAGGCCCAGTGCTCGATCTGACCGGATCCTGGCACCGCCGGGATCGGCAGAGTGGCCGCCAATGCGGAGAATTGCTGACCGTGCAGCGGAGTGAGACCGCGCAGCTCGGTGGGGACGCGCACGTCGCTGTCGAAGCGGGCCAGCCCACGGACCTCGATGAGATCCTCGTCGGCGGCTTCCCGCAGCGACAGGCACACCGTGGTGGAGTAGCTCGGCACCGTCCACAGCAGCCCGAGGCCCGCCGTGGTCAGCATGTGCGGCTGCACGGCGAAGCTGGACAACCGGAAGTGGCCTTCCCGGCAGTCCTCCCACGTTTCCTCGACGGTGCCGAGATTTACGCCGTCGCTGAGCTGGTTTGTCGCCGCCGCGATGCCGCTCGCGGAGAGGAACTGGGGCTGCAGGCCGGCCTCGGCCAGCCGATTGGCGACGCGCCGGGTCGCGGTCGTCGCGGCGCGCAGGATGCCGTCGCGGTCGCCTCCACGGCGCCGGACCGCCTCTGCGCACCGTGACGGGTTGAACCGCACGGCAATCCACACGGTGCGCTGGGCGATCGCAGGCAGCGGCCCCAGCACGGAGTCATAGACCGCGGCGACGTCGGTGTGGCCGGCCGAGCGAGCGCCCTGGCTGATGACGTCGATGGACTCGAGCGTGATGTCGAACTGGCGCAGGCAGTCGAGCAGGGCCTGCACCGGAACCATCTCGCCGGACACCGTGACCCCCGGCTCCAAAACGGTCAGAGCCCTGGGATTTTCGTCGATCTTGAGCAGTGACAGCAAAGTCGTGCCGTTCCAACGGAATCCGATCTGCAGACCGTCGGGTGTCGGAACGTCGAACGGCTCGGCGGGCAAGGAAGCGGGCCCGGACTTGCCGGCACGCCGACGCCGATTACGGAGAAATCTGCCGCGCACGGCGAGTGCCCGCGGTGCCGTGGTGCCTTTGACGATCGGGGCGACCAGCAGCAACCCCGCCACCAGGCCCACGGCGGCGCCCTGCCAGCCGGGCCGGTCCAGTTGCTGGGCGACGATGATGCCGGCCACGACAAGTGTTTGCAGAGCGATCAGATCGACCAAGGGGACGAGCCGCTGTAGGCCGGTATCGCCGGCGGTGGTGAGCTTTGCTGCGAAAGTCAATGGACGCATCGCTTTTCGAATAAGAGTCGCTCGGCTGTCATGTCGAGGTGGTGCGGACGTGCTATACCCTACGCATGCCAGCGCAAGTTACCACTCGCGCACAGGTGAACGGCTACCGTTTCCTGATCCGCCGGCTTGAGCACGCCCTCATCCGCGGGGATTCGCGGATGATCCACGATCCGATGCGCGGCCAGATGCGGGCCCTGATCGTGGGGGCGGTGATCGCCGTCCTGATCACCGGCGCCTCGGCCGTGATGGCGTTCTTCAAGCCCACCCCCAACATCGGGGACGCACAGATCGTGCTGAGCAAGTCCAGCGGCGCGCCGTTCGTCCGGATCGGCGAACAGATCCATCCCGTGCTGAACCTGGCCTCGGCCCGCTTGATCATCGGCAAGAACGACAGCCCCAAAGAGGTCGACGACAAATTCCTCGACGTCGTCCCACGCGGACCCATGGTCGGCATCATCGGCGCCCCGGCGAGCATCAACCGCGGCGACGACATGGCGACGTCGTCGTGGACGGTCTGCGACAACCTGCTGATGCCCGCGGTCACCGAAACCACCGGCACGGCCAGCCTGCAGACCACGGTGCTGGCCAACAACCCGGTGCTCGACACCGGTATCCGCGCCGTCGATTCCACCGAGGCGATCCTCACCGAGACCGGCGGCACCACCTACCTGGTCTACCGCGGCGTACGCGCCCCGATCGACGTGTCAGATCCGGTTCTGATCAACGGACTTCACCTGCAGGGCGCGACCACCAGGCCGATGTCGTTGGCCCTGCTCAACACTTTCCCGCTGGTCGACCCGATCACGCCGGTGATGATTCCGGGCTCAGGAGAGCCCGGCCCGCTGAGCCCGGACCACCCAGTCGGCGCCATCGTCAAATCCGTGGACTCCCGCGGTGAGCAGCTCTACGTCGTGTTGCGCGAAGGGCTGCAACCCGTCTCGCAGGCCACCGCCGACATCATCCGCTATGGCGCGTCCGGTGAGGTGACCACCGGGCAGGCCGCCGAGATCTCGCCCGCAACGCTGGCCGATGTGCCGACGGTGCACCGGCTTCCGATCGACCACTATCCGCTGGTGTCGCCCCGGATCGTGCCGCCCAACCCGGACCGGGTGGTGTGTATGGGCTGGCAGCGATCCAACACCGACGCCAACGCGAACGTCCGGTTGCTCGTCGGGCACCGCCTGCCGACCGCCGAGGGTGCCCAGATGGTCCGGCTGGCCAGTGCCGACGGCAGCGGACCCGGCGCGGACTCGGTCTACCTGACCCCGGGCGCCGGTGAGTACGTGCAGGCCACGGGCAACGATCCAGACAGCCGCTCGACGGGCCAGCTGTTCTACGTCTCGGATACCGGAGTGCGGTACCACATCAAAGATCTGCCGACGGCCGAGGTGCTCGGGGTGAGCGGCGTCAAGATTCCCGACGGCCCGGCCAACGCCCCGCAGTGGGCGCCGTGGCCGGTGCTGTCGCTGTTGCCGCCCGGACCGGAGCTGTCCCAGGAGGCGGCCCTGGTTGCGCATGACGGCATGGCAGCCGACCCGGAGAGCGTCAAGATTTCGGCGGGCTAGCGGTCTACAGACGCATCTCGCGGAAGAACGCGTACAGCCGGATGATCCAGAAGCACAGTGGGAACAGCGATCCCACGGCGATGTATTCGAGTATCTCGACCTGACGTCGCGCCACGGGCGAGAACTCGCGCAGGGGAGCGACCAGCCCGCATGCCAGGATCAGCACCATCAGCGCGAGCAGCACGATCACGGCACGCACCTGCCAGTCCGCTACGTACAGCGCGGTCTTGAGGACCACGGCCACGGCGATCGTCAGCCCGCTGCCGATCAGCGTCGCCGATTGCACCAGGTCATGGTGGCCGCGGCCGCGCAGGCACAGCACCGTCGCCACCATGATCGCGAAAACGGTGCCCTGCCAGTAGAACCCGTTACTGACGTCCACCGCCAGATAGCAGCCGATCAGGGCCGCGAGAGCGGCCGCGACGAGAATCCCGGTGAGGTGCTGATTGGCTCGCCGGACCCGGCTGATCAGGTCTTCCTCGGTCGGGATGATCTGCTTGCCGATCGCGTTGACGCCCTCGACAGTTGGGCCGCCCTGGGTTTCGATGTCGTCGAGCGGTTCTCCTGCCGTCGGCACCCGGGGGATCGGCAGTTTCGACAGCCCGATCGTCACCCGCGGGGCGAGGTAGACGACGATAACGGCCACGGTCGCGAGCAAAGCTCCCACCGTCCGAATCGGCGGTTCCCACAGCAACATCGCCGTGGAACTGACGCCACCGAAAACGCACGCCGCGATGATCGCGGTGTACACGGCCGATCCGCTACCCGAAACCAGGAGCACCAGTAGCGCCCCGAACGCGGTGAGGGCGAACGCCATCGGCAGCGATGTCGCGCCGGACCCGTCGGGCACCACGTACAACGAGCCCGCGAACAGCAACGGCGTCGACACCGCCGCGATCCAGGCGGCCGCCGGGTTGGCCACCGGCCGGTGTGACACCAGACAGGCCAGCACCACCCCCATCACGCCCAGGGCCAGCACCGCGGCGGGCACGGCAGGCTGGGCCGCCCAATGTGCCAGCACACCGGCCAACGTGAAAGCGGCCGCCGCGGTGACACCGAAACCGGCCAAGGCGTTGGCGTTGTCGGCGAACCATCCCCGCACGGTGCCTGCGCCGGCATCGGTGGTGTGTGTGTCGTCGACGTCGTCGAACAGCAATGGGCTGACCGGCTGGCCCACCGCGCAGATCATCAACAGGTCGCCGTCGTGGACGCCGGACTCGCCGAGGGACAGATGCGGGGCGATGGGTTCGCCGCCGAGCGGGGCCAGGGTCCACTGCCCGTCGGCCGCGTCGAACGCGATGATCGCGTCCG
This genomic window from Mycolicibacterium neworleansense contains:
- a CDS encoding glutamate--cysteine ligase: MGEEVKNTEFSRAHRQEYRRKVQLCLDVFETMLAQSSFEFSRPLTGMEIECNLVDNEYQPAMTNQEVLASIADPAYQTELGAYNIEFNVPPRPLPGRSALDLEDEVRRSLNAAEIKANEDGAHIVMVGILPTLMPEHLSDGWMSESTRYQALNDSIFTARGEDMPIDISGPERLSLQSASIAPESACTSMQLHLQVSPADFARNWNAAQILAGPQLAVGANSPYFFGHQLWAETRIELFTQSTDTRPDELKAQGVRPRVWFGERWITSIFDLFEENVRYFPSLLPELSDEDPVAELAAGRAPHLAELRLHNGTIYRWNRPVYDVVDGVPHLRVENRVLPAGPTVVDMLANAAFYYGLLRTLSEEDRPLWTKMSFAAAHHNFVEGAQHGLDARLYWPGLGEVTPDELVLRRLLPMAHDGLRRWGVAGEVCDRYLGVIEGRAKTAQTGSTWQVATVQKLQSKGLTRPEALAEMLREYVQRMHSNEPVHTWD
- a CDS encoding acyltransferase family protein is translated as MTSEVEDDQGGLEQVSHADRVSALTGVRAVAALTVMGTHAAYGTGLLSQGYLGLMSARLEVGVAIFFVLSGLLLFRPWVQAAASGADAPSTRRYARNRFRRIMPAYVVTVLIVYGIYELRPVQPNPGHTWTGLIRNLTLTQIYSDNYFTEYLHQGLTQMWSLAVEVAFYAVLPLLAYLLLVVLGRRRFRPVLLLAGLTVLAAVSPVWLVLLHNTDWLPVGGGAWLPHYLAWFVGGMMLAVLSTMGVRCYAMATLPLALACYLVVSTPIAGVVTAPALGLTEDLAKTMFYALIAALVVAPLALGGNGLYARMMGSRPMVALGEISYEIFLLHVVAMDLVMEFVLGWNVYTGSATVLFLVTLVVTAPFAWLLHRFTRPR
- a CDS encoding DUF5336 domain-containing protein, whose amino-acid sequence is MDNSLHRNLSIAVVVLGLAGYCVSFGPTAAGGGNDWHVRFAVLAALVAAIGLFPKQTARPWLPALLAAAGFLDALSSVLTTSSGWVLTTIAVLTGLQAVAAGVALWLAPETPAAAGAAGGYEAYLDYYNQAVQQYYQQTAAAQPDSPQRSAYGQAYAQAYGQSQAQAPATGAGAARATQQAPQYGDYADLLSPQQDYGRSATAAPAQTGGALTPPGRAGAGPAQAPAPHVRADESARPGEPM
- the eccE gene encoding type VII secretion protein EccE, with translation MRPLTFAAKLTTAGDTGLQRLVPLVDLIALQTLVVAGIIVAQQLDRPGWQGAAVGLVAGLLLVAPIVKGTTAPRALAVRGRFLRNRRRRAGKSGPASLPAEPFDVPTPDGLQIGFRWNGTTLLSLLKIDENPRALTVLEPGVTVSGEMVPVQALLDCLRQFDITLESIDVISQGARSAGHTDVAAVYDSVLGPLPAIAQRTVWIAVRFNPSRCAEAVRRRGGDRDGILRAATTATRRVANRLAEAGLQPQFLSASGIAAATNQLSDGVNLGTVEETWEDCREGHFRLSSFAVQPHMLTTAGLGLLWTVPSYSTTVCLSLREAADEDLIEVRGLARFDSDVRVPTELRGLTPLHGQQFSALAATLPIPAVPGSGQIEHWASGLRGDALSELALPASGCGQVIGADQEGRAVALPLFGPQIRRVEIVGTLHLAQQVVLRSLALGARVLVHSRRPAFWRDMVEVVGRNDLLWVADFNRRAIQAGAERNYTVEMFDGVPEQSVRIGVTAMVLAPPNTRPSDQADVVLDLISLEHDTVKVSTQAGSAVVTMVATDDEMRYLRASANSID
- the eccB gene encoding type VII secretion protein EccB, whose translation is MPAQVTTRAQVNGYRFLIRRLEHALIRGDSRMIHDPMRGQMRALIVGAVIAVLITGASAVMAFFKPTPNIGDAQIVLSKSSGAPFVRIGEQIHPVLNLASARLIIGKNDSPKEVDDKFLDVVPRGPMVGIIGAPASINRGDDMATSSWTVCDNLLMPAVTETTGTASLQTTVLANNPVLDTGIRAVDSTEAILTETGGTTYLVYRGVRAPIDVSDPVLINGLHLQGATTRPMSLALLNTFPLVDPITPVMIPGSGEPGPLSPDHPVGAIVKSVDSRGEQLYVVLREGLQPVSQATADIIRYGASGEVTTGQAAEISPATLADVPTVHRLPIDHYPLVSPRIVPPNPDRVVCMGWQRSNTDANANVRLLVGHRLPTAEGAQMVRLASADGSGPGADSVYLTPGAGEYVQATGNDPDSRSTGQLFYVSDTGVRYHIKDLPTAEVLGVSGVKIPDGPANAPQWAPWPVLSLLPPGPELSQEAALVAHDGMAADPESVKISAG
- the eccD gene encoding type VII secretion integral membrane protein EccD — protein: MSSNPIAQEADWIVTLPPSLARLESSLESELDLETEPELSRLTLVVGELRIDVGLPAHVSIAQYIPDVIDIANEQITSTDAIIAFDAADGQWTLAPLGGEPIAPHLSLGESGVHDGDLLMICAVGQPVSPLLFDDVDDTHTTDAGAGTVRGWFADNANALAGFGVTAAAAFTLAGVLAHWAAQPAVPAAVLALGVMGVVLACLVSHRPVANPAAAWIAAVSTPLLFAGSLYVVPDGSGATSLPMAFALTAFGALLVLLVSGSGSAVYTAIIAACVFGGVSSTAMLLWEPPIRTVGALLATVAVIVVYLAPRVTIGLSKLPIPRVPTAGEPLDDIETQGGPTVEGVNAIGKQIIPTEEDLISRVRRANQHLTGILVAAALAALIGCYLAVDVSNGFYWQGTVFAIMVATVLCLRGRGHHDLVQSATLIGSGLTIAVAVVLKTALYVADWQVRAVIVLLALMVLILACGLVAPLREFSPVARRQVEILEYIAVGSLFPLCFWIIRLYAFFREMRL